One window of the Candidatus Tisiphia endosymbiont of Sialis lutaria genome contains the following:
- a CDS encoding pyruvate, water dikinase regulatory protein, with product MNKLVIHLVSDSSVQAVKHAAHTALSQFSKIESKLYHWPMLRNVELLNEVLRKIKMKPGLVLYTILDYELRRNLTKFCYDLKIPCISVVGRIVKEISAFLGVETEGSLVYDYEFDESYFDKIHAIDYTFRHDDGQMTSELDEADIILVGPSRTSKTPTSVYLAYNGFKTANIPYIHGYPFLDILGNVTKQLIIGLVIDPARLIEIRETRMHSLQISDNTSYTNFKVVQEECMQVKQICEQQGWSVIDVSRRSVEETASVIMKLYYDRNKSVLTNYAK from the coding sequence ATGAACAAGCTAGTTATTCACTTGGTTTCAGACTCTTCAGTACAAGCAGTTAAGCATGCAGCTCATACTGCTTTGTCACAATTTAGTAAAATTGAGTCAAAATTATATCATTGGCCAATGTTAAGAAATGTAGAATTGTTGAATGAGGTTTTGAGAAAAATTAAAATGAAGCCAGGCTTGGTATTATACACTATTTTAGATTATGAACTAAGAAGAAATTTAACTAAATTTTGTTATGATTTGAAAATTCCTTGTATTTCTGTCGTAGGTAGAATCGTAAAAGAAATTTCAGCTTTTTTAGGTGTAGAAACAGAAGGAAGTTTAGTTTATGATTATGAATTTGATGAAAGTTATTTTGATAAAATTCATGCTATTGATTATACATTTAGACATGATGATGGTCAGATGACTAGTGAATTAGACGAAGCTGATATTATTCTGGTTGGTCCTTCTAGAACGTCAAAAACACCTACTTCTGTATATTTAGCATATAATGGATTTAAAACGGCAAATATACCTTATATACATGGTTATCCATTTTTAGATATTTTAGGAAATGTAACAAAACAACTTATAATTGGTTTAGTTATTGATCCAGCTAGATTGATTGAAATAAGAGAAACTAGAATGCATTCTTTACAGATAAGTGATAATACTAGCTATACTAATTTTAAAGTAGTCCAGGAAGAATGTATGCAAGTAAAACAAATTTGCGAACAACAAGGATGGTCGGTAATTGATGTTTCAAGAAGATCTGTAGAAGAAACTGCTTCTGTGATTATGAAACTTTATTATGATCGTAATAAGTCTGTTTTAACAAATTATGCTAAATAG
- the hemE gene encoding uroporphyrinogen decarboxylase produces the protein MNQILQTFKKNNNYTPIWLMRQAGRYLPEYQKIRKTVSGFLNLCYDVNKAVEVTLQPIRRYNFDAAIVFSDILVLPDALGWDVKFEENIGPILRKFQSKEDFKYLKENSSEKLNVVYEIINKIKANLPTDTVLIGFAGSPWTVMTYMLEGRGKQNFETSKRFIYENNNLAQELLDFITEKTIIHLIGQVRAGADLVQLFDSWAGILEETEYDQFVIQPTKKIVIALKEQFPYLPIIGFPRGSGLLYEKYINNTGVDVIGVDQFVPVSSMKLWSEKIIVQGNLDPFILLTNQEIIEEKVSKIILNFKKKNFIFNLGHGILPNTPVENVEFLVNYVRKFRY, from the coding sequence ATGAACCAGATATTACAAACTTTTAAGAAAAATAATAATTATACTCCAATTTGGCTAATGCGTCAGGCTGGTAGATATTTACCTGAATACCAAAAAATAAGAAAAACTGTTAGTGGTTTCCTAAATTTATGTTATGATGTTAATAAGGCTGTAGAAGTTACCTTACAACCCATAAGAAGATATAATTTTGATGCAGCTATAGTTTTTTCTGATATTCTTGTTTTACCTGATGCACTAGGCTGGGATGTTAAATTTGAAGAAAATATAGGACCAATATTACGTAAATTTCAATCAAAAGAAGATTTTAAATATCTTAAAGAAAATTCTAGTGAAAAATTAAATGTAGTTTATGAGATAATAAATAAAATTAAAGCAAATTTGCCAACTGATACTGTACTAATAGGCTTTGCCGGTAGTCCATGGACGGTAATGACTTATATGCTTGAAGGAAGAGGTAAACAAAATTTTGAGACAAGTAAAAGATTTATTTATGAAAATAATAATTTAGCACAAGAACTTCTAGACTTTATCACTGAGAAGACTATTATCCACTTAATAGGACAAGTAAGAGCTGGAGCGGACTTAGTACAATTATTCGATTCATGGGCAGGGATATTAGAAGAGACAGAATATGACCAGTTTGTTATACAACCAACAAAAAAAATAGTAATAGCTTTAAAAGAACAATTTCCTTACTTACCTATTATAGGTTTTCCAAGAGGTTCTGGGCTTTTATATGAAAAATATATTAATAATACTGGTGTAGATGTTATTGGGGTGGATCAATTTGTACCGGTTAGTTCTATGAAATTATGGAGCGAAAAAATTATTGTACAAGGTAATCTAGATCCTTTTATATTACTTACTAATCAAGAGATTATTGAGGAAAAAGTTAGTAAAATAATTTTAAATTTTAAAAAAAAGAACTTTATATTTAATCTTGGACATGGTATATTACCAAATACACCAGTTGAAAATGTTGAGTTTTTAGTTAATTATGTCAGAAAATTTAGATATTAA
- the hemH gene encoding ferrochelatase encodes MSENLDIKISQKKVAIVLFNLGGPESLSSVKQFLFNLFYDRAIINLPNPLRFIIAKIISITRNKKSQKIYSLIGNKSPILQETESQKDAIIEKLKNTINDDFRVFIAMRHFFPNSEEAVRRINEYNPSEIILLPLYPHFSSTTTGSSIKDFVSSFQKNIHSNLDIPIKTICCYPIDDQFIKSHLLLIKKSLKKLKNKDIFRILFSAHGLPTKIIKAGDPYQWQIEKTVENIVSNLNIDNLDYKITYQSRVGPVEWLKPNTEDEIEIAGKENKPLIIVPIAFVSEHVETLVELDIEYRKIADKYGIEYIRTPTVGVNELFINSLTKMISNLIDCGEETKNLICSSINKKICPGNFTMCPCIVMYGLTR; translated from the coding sequence ATGTCAGAAAATTTAGATATTAAAATCTCTCAAAAAAAAGTAGCTATTGTACTTTTTAATCTTGGTGGACCAGAGAGTTTAAGCTCAGTTAAGCAGTTCTTATTTAATTTATTTTATGACAGAGCGATTATTAATCTACCAAATCCTCTAAGATTTATTATTGCTAAAATAATATCAATTACCAGAAATAAAAAATCTCAAAAAATATACTCTCTAATAGGTAATAAGTCACCTATTTTACAGGAAACAGAATCTCAGAAAGATGCCATTATAGAAAAGTTAAAAAATACTATAAATGATGATTTTAGAGTTTTTATAGCAATGCGTCATTTTTTCCCTAATTCTGAAGAAGCTGTAAGAAGAATAAATGAATATAATCCTTCAGAAATAATATTATTACCATTATATCCACATTTTTCTAGCACTACTACTGGGTCTTCGATTAAAGATTTTGTATCTTCTTTCCAAAAAAATATACATTCAAATTTAGATATACCAATTAAAACTATTTGTTGTTATCCCATTGATGATCAATTTATTAAATCTCACTTACTGTTAATAAAAAAATCATTAAAAAAGTTAAAAAACAAAGATATTTTTCGCATATTATTTTCAGCTCATGGATTGCCTACAAAAATAATAAAAGCAGGTGATCCTTATCAATGGCAAATTGAAAAAACCGTAGAAAATATAGTGTCTAATCTTAACATAGATAATTTAGATTATAAAATAACTTATCAAAGCCGTGTTGGTCCGGTGGAATGGTTAAAACCTAACACAGAGGATGAAATTGAAATAGCTGGTAAAGAAAATAAACCTCTTATAATAGTTCCAATAGCATTTGTATCAGAGCATGTTGAAACATTAGTAGAATTAGATATTGAATATAGAAAAATAGCTGACAAATATGGGATAGAATATATTAGAACTCCCACTGTGGGGGTAAATGAATTATTTATTAATAGTCTAACTAAGATGATATCAAATTTAATTGATTGTGGAGAAGAAACGAAAAACTTGATATGTAGTTCAATTAACAAGAAAATATGTCCTGGTAATTTTACTATGTGTCCTTGTATAGTCATGTATGGACTTACCCGATAA